The following proteins come from a genomic window of Alicyclobacillus dauci:
- the sigH gene encoding RNA polymerase sporulation sigma factor SigH: MSTQPTQLDADYTDYENQTDEELVEAVREGDTDALEYLIHKYRNFVRAKARSYFLIGADREDIVQEGMIGLYKSIRDFRGDKLSSFKAFAELCITRQIITAIKTATRQKHIPLNSYVSLDKPIYDEDSDRTLLDVICTVRVSDPEELVIHQEEFDDIEDKMAELLSDLERKVLMLYLDGRSYQEIAVDLARHVKSIDNALQRVKRKLEKYLTFRNVIC; encoded by the coding sequence TTGTCGACGCAGCCCACACAGTTGGACGCCGATTATACAGATTACGAGAATCAGACTGACGAGGAACTTGTCGAAGCGGTACGCGAAGGCGATACTGATGCGCTCGAGTACCTTATTCACAAGTATCGTAATTTTGTGCGGGCCAAGGCGAGATCGTACTTCTTGATTGGCGCTGATCGTGAAGATATTGTCCAAGAAGGAATGATTGGACTCTACAAGTCCATTCGGGACTTCCGTGGTGACAAACTTTCCTCATTTAAAGCGTTTGCTGAACTTTGCATCACTCGGCAAATTATCACAGCTATCAAAACGGCAACTCGACAGAAGCACATTCCGTTGAACTCCTACGTATCGCTGGACAAGCCTATCTATGATGAGGATTCTGACCGTACACTGCTCGATGTCATCTGTACGGTTCGGGTGTCTGATCCTGAAGAGCTGGTTATACATCAGGAAGAATTTGACGATATTGAAGATAAGATGGCAGAGCTCCTTAGCGACTTGGAACGGAAAGTCCTCATGCTGTATTTGGATGGGAGATCGTACCAAGAAATTGCTGTAGATCTGGCGAGACACGTCAAATCCATCGACAACGCGTTGCAAAGAGTGAAACGCAAGCTTGAAAAATACTTGACGTTCCGCAACGTGATATGCTAA
- the rpmG gene encoding 50S ribosomal protein L33, with amino-acid sequence MREVITLACTDCKQRNYTTNKNKKNDPDRVELKKYCPTCNSHTTHRETR; translated from the coding sequence ATGCGCGAAGTCATTACCTTGGCATGCACTGATTGCAAGCAACGTAACTACACGACCAATAAGAACAAGAAAAATGATCCGGATCGGGTTGAACTGAAGAAGTACTGCCCGACGTGCAATTCGCACACAACGCACCGCGAAACCCGCTAA
- the secE gene encoding preprotein translocase subunit SecE codes for MAKTNDSMVRAQERRRTGFFGFFAESFREIRRVRWPKRREVVMYTAVALVVCAILGLLVWGFDIGVSRLMSLIGVD; via the coding sequence ATGGCAAAGACAAACGATTCGATGGTGAGGGCACAAGAACGGCGTCGCACAGGTTTCTTTGGCTTTTTCGCGGAATCTTTCCGAGAAATTCGGCGCGTCCGTTGGCCGAAACGCCGCGAGGTCGTCATGTACACGGCTGTAGCACTTGTCGTGTGTGCCATCCTTGGATTGTTAGTTTGGGGCTTTGACATCGGTGTATCGCGGTTGATGTCGCTCATCGGTGTAGATTAA
- the nusG gene encoding transcription termination/antitermination protein NusG, which translates to MENLDKHWYVIHTYSGYENKVKSNLESRVQTMGMEDRIFNVMVPTEDELEVKNGKKRVVQRKVFPGYVLVEMVMTDDSWYVVRNTPGVTGFVGSTGAGSKPVPLLPHEVQSILRSAGADEPRQMVNYDVGEVVRLVEGPFADMVGTVEEVHPEHHKLKVLVSMFGRETPLEVEYQQVERLS; encoded by the coding sequence ATGGAAAACCTCGATAAACACTGGTATGTCATTCATACGTATTCAGGCTACGAGAACAAGGTTAAAAGCAACTTGGAGAGTCGCGTCCAGACCATGGGGATGGAAGATCGCATTTTTAATGTGATGGTTCCGACGGAAGACGAACTTGAAGTGAAGAACGGAAAGAAGCGCGTTGTTCAGCGCAAAGTGTTTCCGGGGTATGTTCTTGTGGAGATGGTGATGACGGATGATTCTTGGTATGTCGTCCGCAACACACCTGGGGTCACGGGATTCGTCGGTTCGACTGGCGCAGGTTCTAAACCGGTTCCGCTTCTCCCACATGAAGTGCAGTCCATTTTGCGCTCTGCAGGTGCGGATGAACCGAGGCAGATGGTCAATTACGACGTTGGCGAAGTTGTACGCCTTGTTGAAGGGCCCTTTGCGGATATGGTTGGCACAGTGGAAGAGGTACACCCTGAACATCACAAACTGAAAGTGCTCGTCTCTATGTTTGGTCGTGAGACGCCGCTTGAGGTGGAGTATCAACAGGTAGAACGCCTGTCCTAA
- the rplK gene encoding 50S ribosomal protein L11 — protein sequence MPKKIVKVVKLQIAAGKATPAPPVGPALGQAQVGNIMGFCKEFNARTADQVGLIIPVVLYVYEDRSYTFDLKTPPAAVLLKKAAGIESGSAEPNRTKVATVKRDKVREIAEQKMADLNAADVEAAMRMVEGTARSMGIVIQD from the coding sequence TTGCCAAAGAAAATCGTCAAGGTTGTGAAGCTTCAAATCGCAGCCGGAAAAGCAACACCTGCGCCGCCGGTAGGTCCTGCGCTAGGTCAAGCGCAGGTTGGTAACATTATGGGGTTCTGTAAAGAGTTCAACGCACGCACCGCTGACCAGGTAGGGCTTATCATTCCGGTCGTGCTGTACGTTTACGAAGATCGTTCGTATACGTTTGACCTCAAAACTCCGCCGGCTGCTGTCTTGCTGAAGAAAGCCGCAGGCATCGAGTCTGGTTCTGCTGAGCCGAACCGCACCAAAGTTGCGACGGTAAAACGCGACAAAGTGCGCGAGATCGCAGAGCAGAAGATGGCTGACTTGAATGCAGCGGACGTTGAAGCAGCAATGCGCATGGTAGAAGGTACCGCGCGCAGCATGGGTATCGTTATCCAGGACTAA